A single window of Cytobacillus luteolus DNA harbors:
- a CDS encoding ABC transporter ATP-binding protein has product MNKTLTSKQQRQVLFRLLSYTKKYKKEFFIAFTLLLIGTIGEIIGPIFVKVFIDDYLTPRNIEAQPLIILGVSYILVHFIKVIVNYFQLVKFHEISLNIIQDLRIDVFTKVHALGLKFFDKTPGGSIVSRVTNDTEAIKDMFISVIATFVQNAVLLIGVFIAMFILNVKLAFFCLFLIPVIFLIMKTYRHFSSKFYQDMRERLSQLNAKINESLQGMAIIQVFRQERRLQKEFDEINEAHYKAGIKNIKLDGLLLRPAIDFVYILALILVLSFFGITSINNVVEIGVLYAFVNYLERFFEPINQMMMRLSLLQQAIVASDRVFSLMDNDELAPVKVGKENPKIDTGTIEFKNVSFSYDGKRDVLKNISFSAKKGETIALVGHTGSGKSSIINLLMRFYEVDRGDILLDGHSIKSFKDDELRKHTGLVLQDPFLFVGTVKENIRLFNKDITDEEIEEAARFVQADSFIQKLPNQYDYQVTERGSTFSSGQRQLIAFARTIAALPKILVLDEATASIDTETEEAIQIALRKMREGRTTIAIAHRLSTIQDANEILVLHQGEIVERGTHQELLSIKGLYYKMYLLQNGHPDGLEKVVGE; this is encoded by the coding sequence CCTATACAAAGAAATATAAGAAAGAGTTTTTCATTGCGTTTACACTTTTATTAATAGGAACGATAGGTGAGATAATAGGGCCTATATTCGTGAAGGTTTTTATAGATGATTACTTAACTCCAAGAAATATAGAGGCACAACCACTAATTATATTGGGTGTTTCATATATCCTTGTCCATTTTATTAAGGTTATTGTTAACTATTTTCAGTTAGTAAAATTTCACGAAATATCATTAAACATTATTCAGGATTTACGGATTGATGTCTTTACTAAGGTTCATGCATTGGGCTTAAAGTTTTTTGATAAAACACCAGGAGGCAGCATTGTTTCTAGAGTAACAAATGATACAGAAGCAATAAAAGATATGTTTATAAGTGTAATAGCAACCTTCGTGCAAAATGCTGTGTTGTTAATAGGTGTATTTATTGCAATGTTTATCTTGAATGTTAAATTAGCATTCTTTTGTTTATTTCTGATTCCGGTTATCTTTCTCATTATGAAAACTTATCGACATTTTAGTTCAAAATTTTATCAAGATATGAGGGAGAGGCTTAGTCAATTAAATGCAAAGATAAATGAGTCCTTGCAAGGGATGGCAATTATTCAAGTATTTAGACAAGAACGACGTCTCCAAAAAGAATTTGATGAAATAAATGAAGCTCATTATAAAGCTGGGATTAAAAATATCAAGCTAGATGGTTTATTATTAAGACCCGCTATTGATTTTGTTTATATTCTTGCACTAATACTGGTATTAAGTTTTTTCGGAATAACTTCGATTAATAATGTCGTAGAAATAGGTGTCCTATATGCATTTGTAAACTATTTGGAAAGATTTTTTGAACCCATTAACCAAATGATGATGCGACTTTCATTATTACAGCAAGCAATTGTTGCATCTGATCGTGTGTTTTCACTTATGGATAATGATGAATTAGCTCCAGTGAAGGTTGGAAAAGAAAATCCTAAGATTGATACTGGAACTATTGAGTTTAAGAATGTAAGTTTTTCATATGATGGTAAGAGAGATGTGTTGAAAAACATTTCGTTTAGTGCAAAAAAAGGTGAAACGATTGCCTTAGTTGGGCATACGGGTAGTGGGAAAAGTTCAATTATCAATTTATTAATGCGCTTTTATGAGGTTGACCGTGGTGATATTTTACTAGACGGTCATTCGATAAAGAGTTTTAAAGATGATGAGTTAAGGAAGCATACTGGATTAGTTTTGCAGGATCCGTTTTTATTTGTTGGTACAGTCAAGGAAAATATACGATTATTTAACAAAGATATTACGGACGAAGAGATTGAAGAAGCGGCGAGGTTTGTTCAAGCAGATTCGTTTATTCAGAAACTACCTAATCAATATGACTATCAAGTTACTGAGCGGGGATCAACATTCTCGAGTGGTCAGAGACAGCTCATTGCTTTTGCAAGAACGATAGCTGCGCTTCCTAAGATTCTCGTATTAGATGAAGCTACAGCTAGTATTGACACAGAGACAGAAGAAGCTATACAAATTGCACTAAGGAAAATGAGAGAAGGAAGAACAACCATTGCGATCGCACATCGATTGTCAACTATTCAAGATGCAAATGAAATCCTAGTATTACATCAGGGAGAAATTGTTGAACGTGGTACACATCAAGAACTGTTATCTATAAAAGGACTTTATTATAAAATGTATCTTCTACAAAATGGACATCCAGATGGTTTGGAAAAGGTTGTTGGAGAATAG